From a region of the Zingiber officinale cultivar Zhangliang chromosome 10B, Zo_v1.1, whole genome shotgun sequence genome:
- the LOC122028804 gene encoding transcription initiation factor TFIID subunit 5-like isoform X5 → MEDEEIKKTVVAYLSKKGYTKADLVLQEEQNNVSASPSSDLCVSRVENDPKRYNDGYSKLRSLAYNSLDLYKHELLSVLYPVYIHCFMDLVAGGLVHEARIFFFAFREDHESRHLRDLQKLERILSTLNSEEMELARSFRLNKLKIKLCEYSYDLLLQYLQKTHTLTILGIINEHIDFEVYPGQPTTVADNADFATAEGRNNKFGKQMNQNIRWGALEETEEQHPEKALSDSEKAENGNKDVNTEKGKKRTFDGMQQGVAVRRIKKDKLVSATGANARSETSAVSAAPRMKPELTLPATPAEVERVVLEDLRNRVQLNSLALPSINFYTILNAHDRLNCLSVSEGGSLIAGGFSDSSVKVWDMSEDVQIKKTFNLLGANESVKNENIPGTEDCKRSYTLLHGHSGPVYSVAFSHSGDFLLSASSDSTIRLWNTKLNANLVCYKGHNFPVWDAQFNPVGDYFASCSHDRTARIWSMERTHPVRVLAGHLSDVD, encoded by the exons ATGGAGGACGAAGAGATTAAGAAGACGGTGGTAGCTTACCTAAGCAAGAAGGGCTACACGAAAGCCGACCTCGTCCTTCAGGAAGAGCAGAATAACGTCTCCGCGTCTCCGAGCTCCGATCTCTGTGTCTCCAG AGTAGAAAACGATCCGAAACGATATAATGATGGTTATAGCAAGCTGCGTTCATTGGCATATAATTCGCTCGACTTATACAAG CACGAGTTGCTTTCTGTACTTTATCCAGTGTACATACACTGTTTTATGGATCTTGTGGCAGGCGGACTTGTACATGAAG CTCGAATTTTTTTCTTTGCATTCCGTGAAGATCATGAATCTCGACACTTGAGAGACCTACAAAAGCTTGAACGAATTCTTTCCACCTTAAATTCAGAG GAGATGGAATTGGCCCGTTCTTTTAGGCTGaacaaactaaaaataaaattgtGCGAG TATTCTTATGACCTCCTCCTGCAGTACCTTCAGAAAACACACACTCTTACCATTCTTGGCATAATAAATGAGCATATTGATTTTGAAG TATACCCTGGACAGCCTACCACGGTTGCTGACAATGCAGACTTTGCAACTGCTGAGGGTAGAAATAACAAATTTGGCAAACAGATGAATCAGAATATACGCTGGGGG GCACTTGAAGAAACAGAAGAGCAACATCCTGAGAAGGCACTTTCAGATTCTGAGAAGGCTGAAAATGGAAACAAAGATGTGAATACTGAAAAAGGCAAG AAGAGGACCTTTGATGGCATGCAGCAGGGTGTTGCTGTCAGAAGGATTAAAAAGGACAAACTTGTGAGTGCAACAGGGGCAAATGCCCGCTCAGAGACAAGTGCAGTGTCTGCAGCACCACGGATGAAACCAGAACTAACTCTTCCAGCAAC TCCTGCAGAAGTTGAGCGTGTGGTTTTGGAGGACTTACGGAACCGAGTGCAATTAAATAGTTTGGCACTGCCATCTATTAACTTTTACACCATCTTAAATGCACATGATAG ATTAAATTGCTTGTCTGTATCTGAAGGCGGGTCGCTGATTGCTGGAGGATTTTCTGATTCATCTGTGAAG GTCTGGGATATGTCAGAGGATGTCCAAATAAAGAAAACTT TTAATCTGTTGGGAGCAAATGAGTCTGTGAAGAATGAGAACATTCCTGGAACAGAGGACTGCAAAAGATCTTACACATTGCTTCATGGTCATTCAGGACCTGTTTATTCTGTTGCGTTTAGTCATTCTGGAGACTTCCTATTGTCAGCATCCTCAGATTCGACAA TCCGATTATGGAACACAAAGCTGAATGCAAATCTTGTCTGCTACAAGGGTCATAATTTTCCAGTATGGGATGCtcaa